Genomic DNA from Sphingobium sp. WTD-1:
GCGCCGGCGCCGGCGAACTCCACATCCTTGGCGCCCATCGTCACATAGAGGCAATCCTTGTTGCCCAGCGTGAAGACTTCGCCGTCGACGGTCACGGTGCCTTCGACGCCCGAGACATTGACGATCGCCAGCTCGCGCCGCTCCAGGAAGGGATGGCCCGCCGCCGAGGCCGGCTCGGTCTGCGCCGGCAGCTTCACCGGCGCATCGGCCACTGCCACGCCGCCGATCACGAAGCGCTCGGCATGGGTATAGTTCAGCACGCATTCGCCGTCGCGGAACAGGCCGCCGATCAGATAGCGATCCCGCAGCTCCTCGTTCGACACGCACTCCATCATGTCGGGGTGGGTCGCATAATAGGTCTTGTCGAACATGATATCCTCGCCGGTTATTCGAAATTGCCCCTTGGGAAGCAAATTCGGAAACCGGTGTCAACCTTGACATCGATCAGCCCGATGCAGGCGCCACCGAACTGCGCCGGATCAGGGTCGAACTGAACAGCGACGGCTCGCTGACCTCCGCCTCCTCGCCGATGGCAGTGCCGATCAGCTTGAGTGCGGCGGCGCGGCCCATGGCCGCGATCGGCCAGCGCACCGTGGTCAACGGCGGCCAGACGCGGGTGGTGAGCGGCGTATCGTCGAAGCCGATGATCGACAATTGCTCCGGCACTTCGATCCCGCGCAGCCGCGCCGCATAGAGGACACCTGCCGCCATCTCGTCATTACTGGCAAAGATCGCGGTCGGCGGGGAGGTGAGGTCAAACAGGTTTTCGGACGCCGAAACCCCTGATTCAAAAGTATATTGTCCGTCTGCGACCAGGCTGCGCGGCAGGCTGATGCCGGCTTCCGCCAGCGCCATTTCAAAGCCCTCGCGCCGTTCCTTGGCGGAACGGAAGCCATGCGGCCCGGCGATCAGGCCGATCCGCCGATGCCCCTGCGCGATCAGATAGCGCACCGCATCGGCCACCGCGTCGCGGTCATTGGAGGCGACCATATGCTCCGGATCGTCGAGCAAAGCCGAACCCATGCGCACATAGCGACAGCCAGCATCATCGAACAGCTTGGAAAGACTGTCATTTTCGGAGAGCGGCGGCAGCACGACAACGCCAAACAGGCGCTGGCGCGTCACGAAGTTATGGATGTCCTCCATCACCATCGCCGCCCCCCTGTCCACCGGGCGCACCACCAGCTCGAACTCGGTGCCGTGCAGCGCCTCCAATATCCCCTTCTGCATGCTGAGCACCATCTGGGCATTGGGATTGTCGTAGATCAGGCCGATCAGGAAATTGCGCCCCAGCGCCAGCGCGCGTGCCTGCGGATTGGGGACATAGCCGGTCTGGCGGATGATTTCCTCCACCTTGCCGCGGGTTTCCTGGTTCAGCAGCGGCGATCGGTTGATGACGCGGCTGACCGTCTTCTTCGACACGCCGGCCATGCGGGCAATGTCGTTGATCGTCAGCTTGGCGATGGCGCCCTCGTCCCTGGGTGTCTTTGTCATGGCCCTTTTATAGCGCGCTTATGGCCCGCAACCAGCGCAATATGCGTCGCTCGGCAAATCTATTGACACCGGTTACTCTTGCAGGCATCCCGAGAAGAAGAACCAGCAGAGAGGATCATCGTGACCGCCGCTTCCCCTGCCGCCATTGCGCGCGCCTTCGTCACCGCCCGACAGCAGGCGACGGGCTTTTCCGACTATCCCGGCCCGATCCCGCCCAGCCTGGCCGACGGCTATGCAATCCAGGCGGAGGCACTGGCGCTGGTCGATGCGCCGGTCGGCGGCTGGAAGGTCGGCCGCGTGCCCGCCCCGCTGGTCGAGCGTTTCGGCGCCGATCGGCTGGCCGGGCCGATCTTCACCCCGACCATCCATGCCCTGACCCCCGATGCCACCGGGCTGGTCTTTGCCCAGGGCTTTGGCGCGGCGGAGGCGGAATTCCTGCTGCGCATCGGCCAGACCCCCGACCCGGCCCAGACCAGCTTCACCCTGGAGGAAGCCGCCGCGCTGGTCGACGCCGTGCATATCGGGCTGGAAATCGCCAGTTCCCCCTTCACCGGCATCAACGAGCATGGCCCGGCCGTCACCGTTTCCGACTTCGGCAATAATAACGGCCTGCTGATCGGCGCGGCCGTGCCGGACTGGCAGAGCCTGGCCTTCGCCGAGATCGACATCAGCCTGAGCATCGACGGCGTCGTCGCCGGCACCGGCCGCGCCGTCAGCTTCCCCGACGGGCCGATCGGCTCCGTGCGTTTCCTGCTCGAAAATCTCGCCGCGCGCGGCATAAGGCTGCAACCGGGCGCATGGATATCGACAGGCGCCGTCACCGGCGTGCATGAAGTGCGCGTCGGGCAGACGGTGGTTGCGGACTTCGGACCGCTCGGCACCGCACACTGCGTCATCCGCCCCCAAGCGGCCGTCTGACAAGGCTGCAGGGCAAGAGGAGAGGAAGAGAATGAACGAGGCCGTCGCCGGAGCAACCCAGAGGGTCGGGCGCTATCGCTGGGTGATCGTCGGGCTGCTGTTCGCCGCCACCGCGATCAACTATGTCGACCGGCAGATGATCGGCGTGCTCAAGCCGACGCTGGCGGCCGAGATGCACTGGTCGGAAACCGACTATGCCAATATCGTCTTCTGGTTCCAGGCGGCCTATGCGATCGGCTATCTGGGCTTTGGCCGGCTGGTCGACGCGATCGGCGCGCGGCTGGGCTATACCGTCGCGATCATCATCTGGACGATCGCCCATGTGGCCCATGGCGGCGTGCATAGCGTGACCCAGTTCGCCTTCGCCCGCTTTGGCCTGGGCGTCGGCGAATCCGGCAATTTCCCCGCCGGCATCAAGGCGGTGGCCGAATGGTTCCCGCAGAAGGAGCGCGCCTTCGCGATCGGCCTGTTCAACGCCGGTGCCAATGTCGGCGCGATCATCACGCCGCTGCTGGTGCCATGGCTGACCATCCAATATGGCTGGCGCTTCGCCTTCATCGCGACCGGCATATTCGGCGTCGTGTGGCTCGCCGCCTGGCTGATCTTCTATCGCCGGCCGCAGGAGCATCCGCGCGTCGGCGCCGCCGAACTTGCCTATATCCAGCAGGATCCGGCCGACCCGGTCACGCCGATCGGCTGGCGCCGGCTGATTGCCGTGCGAGAATGCTGGGCCTTTGCCATCGGCAAATTCTGCATCGACCCGATCTGGTGGTTCTTCCTCTTCTGGCTGCCGGGCTATCTGGGCGAGCGCTATGGCCTCGACCTCATCAGCTTCGGCCCGCCGCTGGTCGCCATCTATCTGTTGTCGGACCTTGGCAGCGTGGCCGGCGGCTGGCTGTCGGGACGGCTGATGAAGGCCGGACACAGCGTCAACGCCGCGCGCAAGCTGACTATGCTGGTCTGCGCCGCTGCGGTCACGCCGGTCTTCTTTGCCCAGTCGATCGACAATCTGTGGGTCGCCGTCCTCGTGATCGGCATCGCCACCGCCGCGCATCAGGCCTTTTCCGCCAATCTCTATACCCTGCCGTCGGACATGTTCCCGCGTGCGGCGGTCGGATCGGTGGTCGGCATCGGCGGCACGGCCGGCGCGATCGGCGGCATGCTGATGGCCAAATATGCCGGCTATATCCTCGACAGCATCGGCAGCTATGCGCCGCTCTTCGCCGTCGCAGGCAGCGCCTATTTCATCGCCCTGCTGGCGATCCACCTGCTTTCACCGCGCCTGGCGCAGGTGAAGGTGCCGGAATAAGTTCCCTGGGGGAGGGACTGCCCCGGACCGGCGATGGGGATTGCCGGTCCGGGGCGCCTTGCGTTCTCAGCGGCCATGCGCCGCAATCAGCTTTTCGCTTTCCTGCCAGAAGCGATCGACGATCGCTGCATCCTCGACCAGCTTATTGGGCGTGCGCGGCGCACGGCGATACCAATAGCCGCCATTGCTGGCCGCCCCTTCCGGTGCGGTCGCCAGCCAGACCAGCGTGTCCGCTCCGTCCGCCTCGCTCGCCTTGTCCAGCCCGCGCGAGCGCTCCTGCGTGTCAGCCGGCGCATGGGAAAAGAAGTTCGAGTCGACCGCGCCGGGATGAACGGCATGGGCGATGATCCCTGCCCCCGCCAGCCGATCCGCCAGCGCGCGGGCGAACAGCACATTGGCGAGCTTGCCGGTGCAATAGGCCATGCCGGGGCTGAACCGTTCCAGATTCTGCATGTCGTCCAGGTTGATCGCCGGGATCATCTCGCTGGCGTCGGAGGCGGTGTTGAGGATGCGCACGGCGCCCGCCGGCTGGTCAGCCGCCGCCTTGCGCAACAGCGGCAACAGGCGCTGCGTTAGCAGGAACGGCCCCAGATGATTGCCGGCGAAATTCGCCTCCAGCCCCTCGTCCGTCATCACCAGCTTATCGGTCATGCCGCCGGCATTGTTGAACAGCAGGTCGACCCGGTCGGTCAGCGCGGCGATATCCTGCGCCAGTTGGGCGGCTCCGCCCAGCAGCGACAGGTCGGCGCGCAGCATGGTGACCGGCGCGCCGGCCGACTCCGCCGCTATCTCGGCCTCCGCAGCCGCCAGCCGTTCGGGATCGCGACCGGTGCCGATCACCCGCCAGCCCTGCCGCGCCATGGCCTTGGCGATCGCCTTGCCGATGCCCGAACTCGCGCCCGTCACCACCGCCACCCGTGCCCGTTCCACCATATCCTGCTCCTGTCGCTTATCCCGGCACGCTAGGCGCTCGAACGCAGGCCAGACAGCCGCGGGAGCGATATGTGGCGCGCGCCGTCCATAGCAAAGCTATCACCCCCCTCAAGCAAGGGGCGGGTTTCACCCCGCCATGGCGTCCGCTATGTCCCACCGCGAAACATAAGGGGGACGCAGGGATATGGATCGAGTGCAAGGACTTGCATGGGCAGCGCAAACGCCCTTAGGTGACGCCATGATGGGTCGCACCGCCTGTCGTCATGCACCGCAGGAGCGGCCGTGACGATCAATCCGCTCTATTCCCTGACGGGCTTCATCGTCGGCACGCTGGTCGGGCTGACCGGCGTTGGCGGCGGATCGCTGATGACGCCGATCCTAGTGCTGCTGTTCAATTTCCACCCGGCTGCAGCCGTCGGCACCGACCTTCTCTATGCCTGCGTCACCAAGAGCGTGGGCAGCCTGGTCCATGGCTGGAAGCGATCGGTCGACTGGGCGATCGTCGGCTGGCTGGCGCTGGGATCGATGCCGGCCGCGATCGGCGCGCTGATGGCGCTCAAGGCAATGGGGCCGCCGTCGGCCGCCGTGGTCGATCCGATCAAGGTCACGCTGGGGGTGATGCTGTTCCTCACCGGCCTGGTGCTGCTGTTCCGCGATCGGATCACGGCCTGGTCGCGCACCCATGGCCAGGATCGCAGCCCCGCCGCCACCCGCAACCTCACCATATTGCTGGGCGTGGTCGTCGGCGTGGCGGTGACCATCACTTCGGTTGGCGCCGGCGCGATCGGCGCGACCGCGCTGCTGATCCTCTATCCGCGCACGCCGCTCGCCCGGATCGTCGGCAGCGACGTCGCCCATGCCGTGCCGCTGACGCTGGTGGCCGGCATCGGCCATTGGTGGCTGGGCACGGTCGACATGTCGCTGCTGGCATCGCTGCTGATCGGGTCGATCCCCGGCATCATCGTCGGCAGCCTGCTCGCCTCGCATGTGCGCGAAGCGGTGCTGCGCACGATCCTGGCGACGATCCTGATCATCGTCGCGCTGAACCTGATCCTCTGATCCTGCCGCGTCAGTCCGGCAGGAAACCGGACTGACGCAGGCGATCAAGGGAGTCGCGCGCGATCGGCGCCGACAGACCGTTGGTCAGTCGAATTTCCCGCCCCTTGCCCACGCTTGCGCCATCGGCCAGCGCCGCCTTGGCCACCCACCAGCTGCGATGGGTCTGCGCGCCGGGCACATCGTCCATCTCCGCAATGGCGTCGCGCAGCCGCATCAGGATCAGTTCGCTGCCATGCGGCCCATGGATGCGGACATAATGATCCTCGCTCTCCAGCGCGACTATGGGGCCTGTAAAGGCCGGGCTGAGACGCTGATGAAGGCGAACCTGCTTTCCCGCCATCGGCGTGAGCGGCGGCGCACCATCGGTCGATGGCGACACGAAGGGTGAGGCCGGTCCCAGATGATCGTCATAATAGCGCAGCAGATGCGCGTCCGCCCGCTCCGCCCACCAGGCGATTGTCATGACGAGCAGGCAGCAAAGCAAGGTGAAGGGCAACAGGCCGGCATAGCCGCCCAGCAGTCGCACCTCGTCCCGCCCGACCAGCCGCCAGATCAGCGCCATCGGAAAGCTGGAGGCGACCATGCCCCAGAAGACCAGAGACCCGCGCGGCAACCGCGTCGCCCGCGCAATCGCCCGCCAGGCGATCAGCGTCGGCCGCGCTAGGATATAGGCGCCCATCAGCATGATCCACCATCGCCCGGCGCGCAGCAGGAAGTCGCCCGACAAATAGGTGCCAAAGGGGCCAAGAAAGCCGACCACCGCCGCGACCGGCAGCATCGCCCAGAGTTCGAGCAGCACACGGCGGAGACGTTTCACGCAATCCCCCTCTCCATTCGCGAAACGCGAACCGCGAAGGGCCCGGTTTTCCGCGCTTTTTCTCCTGTTCTCCCTGCGTGACGAAAAGCCGCTTGCCCGTCAATCGTGGGCTGCCATCGCTTCTCCTCATACCGGCGGGCCGATGAATGGATCATCCGCCCCGACCGGCCAAGGAGACCGACCATGACCGATTTTCTGAGCACCAAGGGCGCGATCGCCATCATGTGCTGCGCCATCATCGCCCATATGGGCGCCTTTGCCCTGGCCCTGGCCTGATGCGCCGAACAGCCCCTTCCCGGCCTGCCCGACCCATCAGAGGTCAGCGGCAGGCCGGGTTGCGGGCATCGGGATAGGCGAGATAGCTGATGCTGGCCGCCGGCAACGATTGCATGCCGTGCGCGGCGACGCCCTTGAGATCGGGAAGGACACCATCCTGCCCCACCGCCAGCGTCCGGCCGTTGAGCTTCACGCTGCCCGCGTCCAGATTGTCGGCGGTCAGGGTGTAGCGGGTCGCCTTGCCGGCCAGCGACAGGCTGACGGGATTGGCGCTGTCGAGATTGATCGCGACCAGCGCGACGCCGCCGGGCTTCCCGCGCAGGCACTGGCTGTAGAGATGCAGTTTGCCTTCATTCCGGCCCGCATCCAGCACGACATTGCCCATCAGCCGCGCCCATAGGACCGCCGCCCAATAGCTCGGCCGGGGCATCATCGTCGCCTCGTCGATCAGCGCATAGTCGCTGGCCGCCAGCGTGTTGTGGAAGAC
This window encodes:
- a CDS encoding MFS transporter — its product is MNEAVAGATQRVGRYRWVIVGLLFAATAINYVDRQMIGVLKPTLAAEMHWSETDYANIVFWFQAAYAIGYLGFGRLVDAIGARLGYTVAIIIWTIAHVAHGGVHSVTQFAFARFGLGVGESGNFPAGIKAVAEWFPQKERAFAIGLFNAGANVGAIITPLLVPWLTIQYGWRFAFIATGIFGVVWLAAWLIFYRRPQEHPRVGAAELAYIQQDPADPVTPIGWRRLIAVRECWAFAIGKFCIDPIWWFFLFWLPGYLGERYGLDLISFGPPLVAIYLLSDLGSVAGGWLSGRLMKAGHSVNAARKLTMLVCAAAVTPVFFAQSIDNLWVAVLVIGIATAAHQAFSANLYTLPSDMFPRAAVGSVVGIGGTAGAIGGMLMAKYAGYILDSIGSYAPLFAVAGSAYFIALLAIHLLSPRLAQVKVPE
- a CDS encoding sulfite exporter TauE/SafE family protein, whose product is MTINPLYSLTGFIVGTLVGLTGVGGGSLMTPILVLLFNFHPAAAVGTDLLYACVTKSVGSLVHGWKRSVDWAIVGWLALGSMPAAIGALMALKAMGPPSAAVVDPIKVTLGVMLFLTGLVLLFRDRITAWSRTHGQDRSPAATRNLTILLGVVVGVAVTITSVGAGAIGATALLILYPRTPLARIVGSDVAHAVPLTLVAGIGHWWLGTVDMSLLASLLIGSIPGIIVGSLLASHVREAVLRTILATILIIVALNLIL
- a CDS encoding 2-keto-4-pentenoate hydratase — protein: MTAASPAAIARAFVTARQQATGFSDYPGPIPPSLADGYAIQAEALALVDAPVGGWKVGRVPAPLVERFGADRLAGPIFTPTIHALTPDATGLVFAQGFGAAEAEFLLRIGQTPDPAQTSFTLEEAAALVDAVHIGLEIASSPFTGINEHGPAVTVSDFGNNNGLLIGAAVPDWQSLAFAEIDISLSIDGVVAGTGRAVSFPDGPIGSVRFLLENLAARGIRLQPGAWISTGAVTGVHEVRVGQTVVADFGPLGTAHCVIRPQAAV
- a CDS encoding LytTR family DNA-binding domain-containing protein, which gives rise to MKRLRRVLLELWAMLPVAAVVGFLGPFGTYLSGDFLLRAGRWWIMLMGAYILARPTLIAWRAIARATRLPRGSLVFWGMVASSFPMALIWRLVGRDEVRLLGGYAGLLPFTLLCCLLVMTIAWWAERADAHLLRYYDDHLGPASPFVSPSTDGAPPLTPMAGKQVRLHQRLSPAFTGPIVALESEDHYVRIHGPHGSELILMRLRDAIAEMDDVPGAQTHRSWWVAKAALADGASVGKGREIRLTNGLSAPIARDSLDRLRQSGFLPD
- a CDS encoding LacI family DNA-binding transcriptional regulator, which codes for MTKTPRDEGAIAKLTINDIARMAGVSKKTVSRVINRSPLLNQETRGKVEEIIRQTGYVPNPQARALALGRNFLIGLIYDNPNAQMVLSMQKGILEALHGTEFELVVRPVDRGAAMVMEDIHNFVTRQRLFGVVVLPPLSENDSLSKLFDDAGCRYVRMGSALLDDPEHMVASNDRDAVADAVRYLIAQGHRRIGLIAGPHGFRSAKERREGFEMALAEAGISLPRSLVADGQYTFESGVSASENLFDLTSPPTAIFASNDEMAAGVLYAARLRGIEVPEQLSIIGFDDTPLTTRVWPPLTTVRWPIAAMGRAAALKLIGTAIGEEAEVSEPSLFSSTLIRRSSVAPASG
- a CDS encoding SDR family NAD(P)-dependent oxidoreductase, yielding MVERARVAVVTGASSGIGKAIAKAMARQGWRVIGTGRDPERLAAAEAEIAAESAGAPVTMLRADLSLLGGAAQLAQDIAALTDRVDLLFNNAGGMTDKLVMTDEGLEANFAGNHLGPFLLTQRLLPLLRKAAADQPAGAVRILNTASDASEMIPAINLDDMQNLERFSPGMAYCTGKLANVLFARALADRLAGAGIIAHAVHPGAVDSNFFSHAPADTQERSRGLDKASEADGADTLVWLATAPEGAASNGGYWYRRAPRTPNKLVEDAAIVDRFWQESEKLIAAHGR